The Macaca fascicularis isolate 582-1 chromosome 11, T2T-MFA8v1.1 genome includes a region encoding these proteins:
- the CCDC184 gene encoding coiled-coil domain-containing protein 184: MEDGLLEIMTKDGGDMPAPLEVSTVPAVGDVISGEYNGGMKELMEHLKAQLQALFEDVRAMRGALDEQASHIQVLSDDVCANQRAIVSMCQIMTTAPRQGGLGVVSGKGSFPSDPQEPETPSPGIGDSGLLGRDPEDEEDEEEEKEMPSPATPTSHCERPESPCAGLLAGDGPPMEPLDMPDITLLQLEGEASL, from the coding sequence ATGGAGGACGGTCTGCTGGAGATCATGACCAAGGACGGCGGCGACATGCCGGCGCCCCTGGAGGTGTCCACCGTGCCGGCCGTGGGGGACGTGATCTCCGGGGAGTACAACGGCGGCATGAAGGAACTGATGGAGCACCTGAAAGCCCAGCTGCAAGCCCTGTTTGAGGACGTGAGGGCCATGAGGGGGGCCCTGGACGAGCAGGCCTCGCACATCCAGGTGCTCTCGGACGACGTGTGCGCCAACCAGCGAGCCATCGTCTCCATGTGCCAGATTATGACCACTGCGCCCCGCCAGGGCGGCTTGGGCGTGGTCAGCGGCAAGGGGAGCTTCCCGAGCGACCCCCAAGAGCCGGAGACTCCTTCACCTGGAATTGGGGACAGCGGCTTACTGGGTCGCGATCCCGAGGACGAGGAGGacgaggaagaagagaaggagatgcCCAGCCCCGCCACACCCACCAGTCACTGTGAGCGTCCCGAGAGTCCCTGTGCTGGTCTCCTTGCGGGGGACGGGCCACCTATGGAGCCCCTTGACATGCCCGACATTACCCTGCTGCAACTGGAGGGCGAGGCCTCCCTGTGA